Proteins encoded together in one Capricornis sumatraensis isolate serow.1 chromosome 3, serow.2, whole genome shotgun sequence window:
- the PTCD1 gene encoding pentatricopeptide repeat-containing protein 1, mitochondrial produces MDFVRLAWLFSSPRPVRLSILHHLDPLRARWAGDRAAGWVRPVPAAFSSSLSQLPLGSQSQKNTGSLSSDPSQPSPTATQEEGEEESFGTLSNKYSSRRMFHKSTAQLYNLRLKEQNTEEDEEGELEPKPWRGPRNTPYWYFFQCKRLIREGKLAEALDLFERQMLKEERLQPLECNYTVLIGGCGRAGYLKKAFRLYNDMKKRDLEPSDATYTALFNVCAESPWKDSALQRALKLRQQLQARNFQLNLKTYHALLKMAALCADLRMCLDVFKEIIQKGHVVTEETFSYLLMGCIQDKKTGFRYALQVWRQMLSLGLQPSQHGYNLLLGAARDCGLGDPAVASAVLLRPREETALLQPPARGQQARRRAQVGADRTLSAKLHMEALERQLFLEPSQALEGPQEARAPEQAQSGLETKAEPDRMVGLTSVAPELPPWGLEVNLLTPGAAPLAVVSFGTVSTPADRLALMGGLEGFLGNMAKHGLSPDIKTLTLLAEVVEPGSPAESSLLSILDAHGVEADLTFFNTLMRKKSKLGDLEGAKALLPVLAKRGVVPNLQTFCSLAIGCRRPDDGLQLLSDMRESQMSPNAHIYSTLINAAIKKLDYAYLIDILKDMRQNRVPVNEVVIRQLEFAAQYPPSFDRYKGKNTYLEKIDGFRAYYKQWLKGMPAEETPHPWQKFQTKPKGDQDTITEADMDKGPGGR; encoded by the exons ATGGACTTCGTGAGGCTTGCTTGGCTCTTCTCCAGCCCCCGCCCCGTGAGACTGTCCATCCTGCACCACCTTGACCCTctcagagccaggtgggctggaGACAGGGCCGCAGGGTGGGTTCGGCCAGTGCCAGCAGCCTTCTCCAGCTCTCTCTCTCAGCTGCCCCTCGGCTCGCAGAGCCAGAAGAACACAGGCAGCCTCAGCTCTGACCCCAGCCAGCCCAGCCCCACGGCCacccaggaggaaggggaggaagagagcTTTGGGACTCTCTCCAACAAATACTCCTCTCGGAGAATGTTCCACAAATCGACGGCGCAGCTGTATAACCTGCGGCTCAAGGAACAGAATACTGAAGAAGATGAGGAAGGGGAGCTGGAACCAAAACCATGGCGGGGCCCCAGAAACACCCCTTACTGGTACTTCTTTCAGTGCAAACGCCTGATCAGGGAAGGAAAG CTGGCTGAGGCCCTGGACCTGTTTGAGAGGCAGATGCTGAAGGAGGAGCGCCTGCAGCCCCTCGAGTGCAACTACACGGTGTTGATCGGGGGCTGCGGGCGGGCTGGCTACCTGAAGAAGGCCTTCAGGCTCTACAACGAC ATGAAGAAGCGGGACCTGGAGCCCTCAGACGCCACCTACACAGCCCTGTTCAACGTGTGCGCTGAGTCTCCTTGGAAGGACTCCGCACTGCAGCGCGCCTTGAAGCTACGGCAGCAGCTTCAGGCCAGAAACTTCCAGCTCAACTTGAAAACGTACCACGCCCTGCTAAAGATGGCCGCCCTGTGCGCGGACCTCAGGATGTGCCTGGATGTGTTTAAG GAGATCATCCAGAAAGGGCACGTGGTCACAGAGGAGACCTTCAGTTACCTGCTCATGGGCTGCATCCAGGACAAGAAGACTGGCTTCCGGTACGCCCTGCAG GTGTGGAGGCAGATGCTGAGTCTGGGGCTCCAGCCAAGCCAGCACGGCTACAACCTGCTGTTGGGGGCAGCTCGGGACTGCGGGCTGGGGGACCCGGCAGTGGCCTCAGCAGTGctcctgaggcccagggaggagaCAGCCCTGCTCCAGCCCCCGGCTAGGGGGCAGCAGGCCAGGAGGAGAGCCCAGGTCGGGGCGGACCGCACCCTGTCAGCCAAGCTGCACATGGAGGCTCTGGAGAGGCAGCTGTTTCTGGAACCTTCTCAGGCACTTGAGGGGCCTCAGGAGGCCAGAGCCCCCGAGCAGGCCCAGTCTGGGTTGGAGACCAAGGCGGAGCCTGATCGCATGGTGGGCCTCACCTCTGTGGCCCCAGAGCTGCCTCCCTGGGGGCTGGAGGTCAACCTCCTGACCCCGGGGGCGGCCCCTTTGGCTGTGGTCTCCTTTGGGACCGTGAGCACCCCCGCTGACAGACTAGCCTTGATGGGGGGCCTGGAGGGCTTCCTCGGCAATATGGCGAAGCATGGGCTTAGCCCTGACATCAAAACCCTCACGCTGCTGGCGGAGGTGGTGGAGCCAGGGAGCCCCGCAGAGTCCTCGCTGCTGAGCATCCTGGACGCGCACGGGGTGGAGGCCGACCTGACCTTCTTCAACACGTTGATGAGGAAGAAGAGCAAGCTGGGCGACCTGGAGGGGGCAAAG GCCCTGCTGCCCGTCCTGGCGAAGAGGGGCGTTGTCCCCAACCTGCAGACGTTCTGCAGCCTGGCCATCGGGTGTCGCAGGCCAGATGACGGCCTGCAGCTGCTCTCGGACATGAGG GAATCCCAGATGAGCCCCAACGCCCATATCTACAGCACCCTCATCAACGCGGCCATCAAGAAGCTGGACTACGCCTATCTCATCGACATCCTGAAGGACATGAGGCAGAACAGAGTCCCCGTGAATGAAGTGGTCATCCGCCAGCTGGAGTTCGCAGCCCAGTACCCACCCAGCTTTGACCGG TACAAGGGGAAAAACACCTACTTGGAGAAGATTGATGGCTTCCGGGCTTATTACAAGCAGTGGCTGAAAGGGATGCCAGCGGAGGAAACTCCCCACCCGTGGCAGAAGTTCCAGACGAAACCAAAAGGAGACCAGGACACCATCACCGAGGCTGATATGGACAAAGGCCCTGGGGGCAGGTGA
- the CPSF4 gene encoding cleavage and polyadenylation specificity factor subunit 4 isoform X2: MQEIIASVDHIKFDLEIAVEQQLGAQPLPFPGMDKSGAAVCEFFLKAACGKGGMCPFRHISGEKTVVCKHWLRGLCKKGDQCEFLHEYDMTKMPECYFYSKFGECSNKECPFLHIDPESKIKDCPWYDRGFCKHGPLCRHRHTRRVICVNYLVGFCPEGPSCKFMHPRFELPMGTTEQPPLPQQTQPPTKRTPQVIGVMQSQNSSAGSRGPRPLEQVTCYKCGEKGHYANRCTKGHLAFLSGQ; the protein is encoded by the exons ATGCAGGAAATCATCGCCAGCGTGGACCACATCAAGTTCGACTTGGAGATCGCCGTGGAGCAGCAGCTCGGGGCGCAGCCGCTGCCCTTCCCCGGCATGGACA AGTCAGGGGCTGCTGTCTGCGAATTCTTTTTGAAAGCTGCCTGTGGCAAAG GGGGCATGTGCCCGTTCCGCCACATCAGTGGTGAGAAGACGGTGGTGTGCAAACACTGGCTGCGGGGGCTGTGCAAGAAGGGGGACCAGTGCGAGTTCCTGCACGAGTACGACATGACCAAGATGCCCGAGTGCTACTTCTACTCCAAGTTCG GGGAGTGCAGCAACAAGGAGTGCCCGTTCCTGCACATCGACCCCGAGTCCAAGATCAAGGACTGCCCGTGGTATGACCGCGGCTTCTGCAAGCACG GCCCCCTGTGCAGGCACCGGCACACGCGGAGAGTCATCTGTGTCAATTACCTCGTGGGATTCTGCCCGGAGGGGCCCTCGTGTAAATTCATGCA CCCTCGATTTGAACTGCCGATGGGAACCACTGAGCAGCCCCCGCTACCGCAGCAGACGCAACCACCCACAAAG AGAACCCCGCAGGTCATCGGGGTCATGCAGAGTCAAAACAGCAGCGCCGGCAGCCGAGGACCCCGGCCACTGGAGCAGGTCACGTGCTACAAG
- the CPSF4 gene encoding cleavage and polyadenylation specificity factor subunit 4 isoform X1 has protein sequence MQEIIASVDHIKFDLEIAVEQQLGAQPLPFPGMDKSGAAVCEFFLKAACGKGGMCPFRHISGEKTVVCKHWLRGLCKKGDQCEFLHEYDMTKMPECYFYSKFGECSNKECPFLHIDPESKIKDCPWYDRGFCKHGPLCRHRHTRRVICVNYLVGFCPEGPSCKFMHPRFELPMGTTEQPPLPQQTQPPTKQRTPQVIGVMQSQNSSAGSRGPRPLEQVTCYKCGEKGHYANRCTKGHLAFLSGQ, from the exons ATGCAGGAAATCATCGCCAGCGTGGACCACATCAAGTTCGACTTGGAGATCGCCGTGGAGCAGCAGCTCGGGGCGCAGCCGCTGCCCTTCCCCGGCATGGACA AGTCAGGGGCTGCTGTCTGCGAATTCTTTTTGAAAGCTGCCTGTGGCAAAG GGGGCATGTGCCCGTTCCGCCACATCAGTGGTGAGAAGACGGTGGTGTGCAAACACTGGCTGCGGGGGCTGTGCAAGAAGGGGGACCAGTGCGAGTTCCTGCACGAGTACGACATGACCAAGATGCCCGAGTGCTACTTCTACTCCAAGTTCG GGGAGTGCAGCAACAAGGAGTGCCCGTTCCTGCACATCGACCCCGAGTCCAAGATCAAGGACTGCCCGTGGTATGACCGCGGCTTCTGCAAGCACG GCCCCCTGTGCAGGCACCGGCACACGCGGAGAGTCATCTGTGTCAATTACCTCGTGGGATTCTGCCCGGAGGGGCCCTCGTGTAAATTCATGCA CCCTCGATTTGAACTGCCGATGGGAACCACTGAGCAGCCCCCGCTACCGCAGCAGACGCAACCACCCACAAAG CAGAGAACCCCGCAGGTCATCGGGGTCATGCAGAGTCAAAACAGCAGCGCCGGCAGCCGAGGACCCCGGCCACTGGAGCAGGTCACGTGCTACAAG
- the BUD31 gene encoding protein BUD31 homolog, translating into MPKVKRSRKAPPDGWELIEPTLDELDQKMREAETEPHEGKRKVESLWPIFRIHHQKTRYIFDLFYKRKAISRELYEYCIKEGYADKNLIAKWKKQGYENLCCLRCIQTRDTNFGTNCICRVPKSKLEVGRIIECTHCGCRGCSG; encoded by the exons ATGCCTAAAGTCAAAAGAAGCCGGAAAGCTCCCCCAGATGGTTGGGAGTTGATCGAGCCAACACTGGATGAATTAGATCAAAAAATGAGAGAAG CTGAGACAGAACCTCacgaaggaaagaggaaagtggaatcTCTGTGGCCCATCTTCAGGATCCATCACCAGAAAACCCGCTACATCTTTGACCTCTTCTACAAGCGGAAAGCCATAAGCAGAG AACTGTATGAGTACTGTATTAAAGAAGGCTATGCAGATAAAAACCTGATTGCAAAATGGAAAAAGCAGGGGTACGAGAACCTGTGCTGCCTGCGGTGCATTCAGACTCGGGACACCAATTTTGGGACAAACTGCATCTGCCGGGTCCCCAAAAGCAAGCTGGAAGTG GGCCGGATCATCGAGTGCACGCACTGTGGCTGCCGGGGCTGCTCTGGCTGA